A window from Chitinophaga filiformis encodes these proteins:
- a CDS encoding sensor histidine kinase — MQDQGLIKILVVDDRPDNLLSIESILERESYTIVKANSGRAALKILLKEFDFSLILMDVQMPDMNGFETAALIYQRDKLKEIPIIFITAHSHEEDTIFKGYRVGAVDFIYKPVNPELLRIKVGLFVELYRKTQSLIAQEQKLLLANASLQREVVEREASELKVRELNRQLLQNNLHLKAVNEELDRFAYIASHDLQEPLRKIRVFSDMILQKKSGEAEVDKYVQKITNATIRMQQLVSDLLRFSRHSIQGGDFMFCDLNDIVKEALTELEIKIQQTNARIQIDTLPSLQVIPTLMRQVFYNLISNALKFRKKEVAPEVHIYAEMVSSPDHQYLKERNNGNYYKIFVTDNGIGFENQYVEDIFVVFKRLHSYHEIEGTGIGLSICKKIMEQHNGFITATSVIDNGATFIIGIPEQQQLPVNIGVM, encoded by the coding sequence TTGCAGGACCAGGGTTTAATTAAAATATTGGTTGTCGACGACCGGCCGGATAATCTATTATCTATAGAATCTATCCTGGAAAGGGAAAGCTATACCATCGTAAAAGCCAATTCTGGCAGGGCTGCCTTAAAGATCCTCTTAAAGGAATTCGATTTCTCATTGATACTGATGGATGTGCAGATGCCTGATATGAACGGTTTTGAAACAGCTGCACTTATCTACCAGCGGGATAAACTGAAAGAGATACCGATCATCTTTATTACGGCGCACAGCCATGAAGAGGATACCATTTTTAAAGGCTACCGGGTAGGGGCGGTAGACTTCATCTATAAACCTGTCAATCCTGAGTTATTGCGTATAAAGGTGGGCCTGTTCGTAGAGCTGTACCGTAAAACGCAATCTCTCATTGCACAGGAACAGAAGTTGCTGCTGGCCAATGCTTCCCTGCAACGGGAAGTAGTGGAAAGAGAGGCTTCCGAACTTAAAGTGCGGGAGCTGAACAGGCAATTGCTGCAGAATAACCTGCATCTGAAAGCAGTAAATGAAGAACTGGACCGGTTTGCCTACATCGCTTCTCATGACCTGCAGGAACCTTTGCGTAAGATCAGGGTATTCAGCGATATGATCCTGCAAAAGAAAAGTGGCGAAGCAGAAGTGGATAAGTATGTGCAGAAGATCACGAATGCAACTATCCGCATGCAACAACTGGTGAGCGATCTGTTGCGGTTTTCCCGTCATTCTATACAGGGGGGCGATTTCATGTTTTGCGATCTGAATGACATTGTAAAAGAAGCGCTGACAGAGCTGGAGATCAAGATCCAGCAAACCAATGCCAGGATCCAGATTGATACCCTGCCCTCATTACAGGTGATACCTACCCTGATGCGGCAGGTATTCTATAACCTCATCAGCAATGCATTGAAGTTCCGGAAAAAAGAAGTGGCGCCTGAAGTGCATATTTATGCAGAAATGGTGAGCTCACCGGATCATCAGTATCTGAAGGAGAGGAACAATGGGAATTACTATAAGATCTTTGTGACCGATAATGGTATTGGTTTTGAAAATCAGTATGTAGAAGATATTTTCGTTGTGTTCAAGCGATTGCACAGTTATCATGAAATAGAGGGGACGGGCATCGGCTTGTCTATCTGTAAAAAGATCATGGAACAGCACAACGGATTTATTACAGCAACGAGTGTGATTGACAATGGCGCTACCTTCATCATTGGTATTCCCGAGCAGCAACAGCTGCCTGTAAACATTGGTGTCATGTAG
- a CDS encoding response regulator: MQLLGHSKRLILLAEDDIDDQELLENAIEEIDPGWQLVCIPNGRKFVKYLESIGEEELPALMILDYNIPELTGVEVVKELNDRGRFKDVPKIIWSTSTSPIFKAKSIELGVKDYITKPSDLASFLTTARYMLSFANQGKADNM, translated from the coding sequence ATGCAACTTTTAGGCCATTCGAAGAGGCTGATCCTGTTGGCAGAAGATGATATTGATGACCAGGAGCTGCTAGAAAATGCAATTGAAGAAATAGACCCTGGCTGGCAACTGGTCTGCATTCCCAACGGCAGAAAGTTTGTCAAATATCTGGAGAGTATCGGAGAGGAAGAATTGCCAGCCCTCATGATACTCGATTATAATATCCCGGAACTGACGGGGGTAGAAGTTGTTAAAGAACTGAACGATCGGGGACGTTTCAAGGATGTGCCAAAAATTATCTGGAGCACTTCCACTTCGCCTATATTCAAAGCTAAGAGCATCGAACTGGGGGTTAAAGACTATATAACCAAACCGAGTGACCTGGCCTCTTTCCTGACTACTGCCAGGTATATGCTTTCTTTCGCCAACCAGGGGAAAGCAGATAATATGTAG
- a CDS encoding glycoside hydrolase family 3 N-terminal domain-containing protein yields MRMNKTAISRTYLMLFIMVVGLGSQVQGQVKKGNTSPAVYKNPSAPVDARVKDLLKRMTLEEKVGQLCTLLGWDMYEKNGDSVGISEAFKAVITKRHIGSFWATLRADPWTKKTLVTGLTPKLSAKATNALQKYMMENTRLGIPLLLAEECPHGHMAIGTTVFSTSIGQASTWDPALIQEMAAAIAKEARVQGAHIGYGPVLDLVREPRWSRLEETYGEDPYLISQMGLSMVKGFQGSNINSGSNVISTLKHFTAYGSPEGGHNGGIALTGLRDLYSSYLPPFQAAIKAGALSIMASYNSIDGIPCSSNSFLLKDVLVKQWGFRGFTVSDLGGIPGVRSNHHVAATMEEAAALSINAGLDADLGGEAYGDALMKAVNNKKVSMATIDTAVAHVLRLKFAMGLFEHPYVDADVAERSVGTAENKALAKRVAAESIVLMKNENGLLPLNKTIKNLAVIGPNADNIYNQLGDYTAPQPQEKIVTVLEGIKAKVSPDTKVTYVKGCAIRDTAHATINEAVAAAQQADAVVLVLGGSSARDFETSYQSTGAAEVKSAEVAVSDMESGEGYDRVSLDLMGLQSRLLERIVATGKPVVLVLIEGRPLNINWAAQHVPAIVNAWYPGQEGGNAVADVLFGDYNPAGRLPVSIPKSVGQLPVYYNYKHASRHAYVEMDAKPLYSFGHGLSYATFDYQNLKTNVQASGNNLKVSVSFTLKNTSKVAGDEVAQLYIRDDASSVVTAVKQLKKFKRIHLAAGEQQEVTFELLPDDLKLLNVDMKWVVEPGAFSVMVGASSEDIRLNGSFEVKQQVLCKY; encoded by the coding sequence ATGAGAATGAACAAAACCGCTATTAGCCGCACCTATCTTATGCTTTTTATAATGGTAGTCGGCTTAGGCTCACAAGTCCAGGGGCAGGTAAAGAAAGGAAATACCAGCCCTGCTGTTTACAAAAACCCTTCAGCGCCGGTTGACGCCCGTGTAAAAGATCTGCTGAAGCGTATGACGCTGGAAGAGAAAGTAGGGCAATTATGTACCCTGCTGGGATGGGATATGTATGAAAAGAATGGCGACTCAGTAGGCATCAGCGAAGCATTTAAGGCAGTCATCACCAAAAGGCATATCGGTAGCTTCTGGGCTACTTTAAGAGCCGATCCATGGACGAAAAAGACACTGGTGACCGGTCTGACGCCAAAGTTGTCTGCAAAAGCTACTAATGCCCTGCAAAAGTATATGATGGAAAATACCCGGCTGGGTATACCGTTGCTGCTGGCAGAAGAATGTCCCCATGGACATATGGCCATCGGCACCACGGTATTCTCCACTTCTATCGGTCAGGCCAGCACATGGGATCCGGCCCTGATCCAGGAGATGGCGGCTGCCATCGCGAAAGAAGCACGCGTACAGGGTGCACATATTGGCTACGGCCCGGTACTGGACCTCGTGCGTGAGCCCCGCTGGTCCAGGCTGGAAGAAACATATGGAGAAGACCCCTACCTGATCAGCCAGATGGGTCTCTCTATGGTAAAGGGCTTCCAGGGCAGTAATATCAACTCCGGTAGCAATGTCATCTCTACACTGAAGCATTTTACCGCATATGGTTCTCCTGAAGGCGGCCATAACGGCGGCATCGCACTTACCGGTCTGAGAGACCTGTATTCATCCTACCTGCCTCCTTTCCAGGCGGCTATCAAGGCTGGCGCGCTGTCCATCATGGCTTCCTACAACTCGATTGACGGCATCCCCTGCAGTTCCAATAGTTTCCTGCTGAAAGATGTGCTGGTAAAACAATGGGGCTTCAGAGGCTTTACCGTTTCTGACCTCGGTGGTATTCCCGGTGTACGTTCCAACCATCATGTTGCTGCCACCATGGAAGAAGCAGCTGCGCTGTCTATTAACGCAGGTCTGGATGCAGACCTCGGCGGTGAAGCATATGGCGATGCTTTAATGAAGGCCGTAAATAACAAAAAGGTAAGCATGGCCACCATTGATACTGCCGTAGCGCATGTGCTCAGATTGAAATTTGCCATGGGATTGTTCGAGCATCCGTACGTTGATGCAGACGTTGCGGAAAGATCAGTAGGTACTGCCGAAAATAAAGCACTGGCAAAACGTGTGGCAGCCGAATCCATCGTGCTGATGAAGAACGAAAACGGGCTCCTGCCGCTAAATAAGACCATTAAAAACCTGGCCGTGATCGGCCCGAATGCGGATAACATTTACAACCAGCTGGGCGATTATACCGCTCCGCAGCCACAGGAAAAAATAGTGACCGTACTGGAAGGTATTAAAGCCAAAGTATCGCCCGATACTAAAGTGACCTATGTAAAAGGTTGCGCCATCCGCGATACGGCGCATGCCACTATCAATGAAGCAGTGGCAGCCGCTCAACAGGCAGATGCGGTAGTGCTGGTACTGGGTGGGTCCAGTGCACGTGATTTTGAGACCTCTTACCAGAGCACCGGCGCCGCAGAGGTGAAGTCGGCAGAAGTAGCGGTGAGCGATATGGAAAGCGGAGAAGGATATGACAGGGTAAGCCTTGACCTGATGGGCTTACAATCCCGCCTGCTGGAACGCATTGTTGCTACCGGCAAACCGGTGGTACTGGTCCTGATCGAAGGCCGCCCGCTGAATATCAACTGGGCGGCACAGCATGTACCTGCCATTGTGAATGCATGGTACCCTGGCCAGGAAGGTGGGAATGCAGTGGCAGATGTGCTCTTTGGCGATTATAACCCTGCCGGTCGTTTGCCTGTTTCCATTCCTAAGTCCGTAGGACAATTGCCGGTGTACTACAATTACAAACATGCATCAAGACATGCCTATGTAGAAATGGACGCGAAACCTTTATACAGCTTTGGCCATGGTTTAAGCTATGCTACTTTCGACTATCAAAACCTGAAGACTAACGTACAGGCATCAGGCAATAACCTGAAAGTGTCTGTCAGCTTTACCCTGAAGAATACCAGCAAGGTAGCCGGCGACGAAGTTGCCCAGTTATACATACGCGATGATGCCAGTTCTGTTGTTACTGCGGTAAAACAACTGAAGAAATTCAAACGCATACATCTGGCAGCAGGCGAACAACAGGAAGTTACCTTTGAATTGTTACCTGACGATCTGAAACTGCTGAACGTCGATATGAAATGGGTGGTAGAACCTGGTGCCTTCTCCGTAATGGTAGGCGCCTCCTCTGAAGACATCCGTTTAAACGGCAGCTTTGAGGTAAAACAACAGGTATTGTGTAAATATTGA
- a CDS encoding HAMP domain-containing protein, protein MNTRRKSPDNTALSEKGVEKSPQTSTTKNKRQAKQILAPVADELDLRQLFQVLSEVRSGNFSARMPADSIGLSGKICDTVNEIISLNETLVEELTLARNTIGKMGRLNHRVVMPRTAKGSWDTAVVSINTLISDLVHPTIEIAHVISSVAKGNLSQEMPLQIEGHVLQGEFARIATEVNGMVKQLNLFSREVTRVAREVGSEGKLGGQAKVKDVAGVWKDLTDSVNQMAGNLTAQVRNIADVTTAVAKGDLSKKITVDVQGEILELKDTINTMVDQLNSFSSEVTRVAREVGTDGKLGGQAEVKGVAGTWKDLTDSVNQMASNLTGQVRNIAEVTTAVARGDLSRKITVDVRGEILELKNTMNTMVDQLNSFSAEVTRVAREVGSEGKLGGQATVKGVGGVWKDLTDSVNQMAGNLTAQVRNIADVTTAVAKGDLSRKITVDVKGEILELKNTINTMVDQLNSFASEVTRVALEVGTEGKLGGQAKVQGVGGTWKDLTDSVNQMASNLTAQVRNIAEVTTAVANGDLSKKITVNVEGEILELKKTINTMVDQLNSFASEVTRVALEVGTEGKLGGQAKVQGVGGTWKDLTESVNQMGSNLTAQVRNIAEVTTAVAKGDLSRKITVDVKGEILELKNTINTMVDQLNSFGSEVFRVAREVGSEGKLGGQADVPGVEGLWKDLTDSVNIMASNLTSQVRNIAEVTTAVANGDLSRKIEVDVKGEILELKNTINTMVEQLRAFASEVTRVAREVGTDGKLGGQAFVPGVGGTWKDLTDSVNQMAGNLTAQVRNIADVAIAVANGDMSRKITVDVRGEILQLKETLNTMVDQLRAFASEVTRVAREVGTDGKLGGQAFVPGVAGTWKDLTDSVNQMTGNLTSQVRNIAEVTKAVASGDLSKKVTIDVKGEILDLKNTINTMVDQLNSFAFEVTRVAREVGTEGKLGGQAEVQGVGGTWKDLTDSVNMMASNLTNQVRGIAKVVTAVATGNLKQKLSIVSRGEVAQLTETINEMIDTLALFADQVTTVAREVGVEGRLGGQASVPGASGIWKNLTENVNQLAENLTTQVRAISAVASAVTKGDLTQMIRVEAKGEVEELKDTINQMIANLKETTLRNQEQDWLKSNLAKFTQMLQGQKDLNTVTRRILSELAQVVNAQKGMFYILEQEENLVNPKLKLFAAYAYGSEVGMSREFALGQGLVGQCAVEKERILLTNVPSNYIKISSGLGEAAPVNLIVLPVLFETQIKAVIELASFDTFSQTHLDFLSQLTESIGIVLNTIEANSRTEDLLEQSQSLADELRRTNEELQDKAHLLVKQKEEVEEKNKEVEEARKSLEEKAEQLQLTSKYKSEFLANMSHELRTPLNSLLILAQQLYENHDGNLNEKQVRYAKTIHSCGDDLIQLINDILDLSKIESGYISTDFIKVRFSEVISFVETTFKHVSESKNLRFRIDMDDQLPASLETDVQRLNQILKNLLSNAFKFTEKGEVKLRIYEAKRNWRMISESLESADRVVAFEIRDTGIGISKDKQNIIFEAFQQAEGSTSRKYGGTGLGLSISRGLADLLGGSIELESEAGRGSTFTLFLPLQYNPATIRREKQSSLTVGQYQLPDGYDATLIQTLPVVKVPETKDLDGLNEIINEIGDDRTHIVDTDKVVLIVEDDVRFAKIMLEKAHEMGLKVVVATSFGDVFDLTNKYNPIAVTLDVKLPDASGWRVLDLFKNDINLRHIPIHLISGEENRLLAMHRGARSFSLKPLKAEALNILFANILDHDSRKTKRVLVVEDNEPDASQIARILGNGDLIEMDFVENGKAAIDRMNNTVYDCIIADYMLPDIDGAEFVANMNTVNRHNATPVIVYSAKDFSTSEKSKLKQYANKILLKGVNSLDLLLEETVMQLHLNHQSLLPEKRKLIEDLRSQKDVLIHKNVLVVDDDVRNLFALTTAFERFHINTITAESGKEAMNILSENSDIDIVLMDIMMPEMDGYETMQKIRREHKNSALPIIAVTAKAMKGDREKCLEAGASDYITKPLKIDQLLSLMRVWLYR, encoded by the coding sequence ATGAACACGCGGAGAAAAAGTCCCGATAATACTGCTTTGTCTGAAAAGGGTGTGGAAAAAAGTCCACAAACTTCCACAACAAAAAATAAGAGACAAGCAAAGCAAATCCTTGCGCCTGTAGCCGACGAATTAGATTTACGTCAGCTGTTCCAGGTGTTGTCTGAAGTTAGAAGTGGCAACTTCTCGGCCAGAATGCCGGCAGATAGCATTGGTCTAAGCGGCAAGATCTGTGATACGGTCAATGAGATCATTTCCCTGAATGAAACACTGGTAGAAGAACTGACCCTGGCGCGGAATACCATCGGGAAGATGGGACGTCTGAACCACCGGGTGGTAATGCCCCGTACTGCAAAAGGCTCCTGGGATACCGCAGTGGTTTCTATCAATACATTGATCTCGGATCTTGTACATCCTACCATCGAAATAGCGCATGTAATCAGTTCTGTGGCGAAAGGGAATCTTTCCCAGGAAATGCCGCTGCAGATAGAAGGCCACGTATTGCAGGGGGAATTTGCCCGCATTGCCACTGAGGTGAACGGGATGGTGAAACAGCTGAACCTCTTCTCCCGCGAGGTAACGCGTGTGGCCCGTGAGGTAGGCTCTGAAGGTAAACTGGGAGGGCAGGCGAAAGTAAAAGACGTAGCGGGTGTATGGAAAGACCTTACCGACTCTGTGAACCAGATGGCGGGCAACCTGACCGCACAGGTGCGTAATATTGCTGATGTGACAACGGCGGTGGCGAAAGGAGACCTTTCCAAGAAAATTACGGTAGACGTACAGGGAGAGATCCTGGAACTGAAAGATACGATCAATACCATGGTGGACCAGCTGAACTCCTTCTCTTCCGAAGTAACGCGTGTGGCGCGTGAGGTAGGTACGGATGGTAAGCTGGGTGGCCAGGCAGAAGTAAAAGGGGTGGCAGGTACCTGGAAGGACCTTACTGATTCTGTGAACCAGATGGCGTCCAACCTGACCGGCCAGGTACGTAACATCGCAGAGGTAACAACCGCGGTAGCGAGGGGTGACCTGTCGCGCAAGATCACGGTGGATGTACGCGGAGAGATCCTCGAGCTGAAAAACACCATGAACACGATGGTGGACCAGCTGAACTCTTTTTCTGCCGAGGTAACGCGTGTGGCGCGTGAGGTAGGTTCCGAAGGTAAGCTGGGAGGCCAGGCAACGGTAAAAGGTGTAGGTGGTGTGTGGAAAGACCTGACGGATTCTGTGAACCAGATGGCGGGCAACCTGACGGCGCAGGTGCGTAACATCGCAGACGTAACAACTGCGGTGGCGAAAGGTGACCTCTCGCGTAAGATCACGGTGGATGTGAAGGGAGAGATCCTGGAACTGAAAAATACCATCAATACCATGGTGGATCAGCTGAACTCCTTCGCTTCCGAGGTAACGCGTGTGGCCCTGGAAGTAGGTACGGAAGGTAAGCTGGGTGGCCAGGCGAAAGTGCAGGGTGTGGGTGGTACCTGGAAAGACCTTACTGATTCTGTGAACCAGATGGCATCCAACCTGACGGCCCAGGTGCGTAACATCGCTGAAGTAACGACAGCGGTGGCGAATGGTGACCTTTCCAAGAAGATCACCGTGAACGTAGAGGGAGAGATCCTGGAACTGAAAAAGACCATCAATACCATGGTGGACCAGCTGAACTCTTTCGCTTCCGAGGTGACGCGTGTGGCCCTGGAAGTAGGTACAGAAGGTAAGCTGGGCGGCCAGGCGAAAGTGCAGGGTGTGGGTGGTACCTGGAAAGACCTGACAGAATCGGTGAACCAGATGGGATCTAACCTGACAGCCCAGGTGCGTAACATTGCCGAGGTAACGACGGCGGTAGCGAAAGGTGACCTCTCGCGTAAGATCACTGTGGACGTAAAGGGAGAGATCCTGGAACTGAAAAATACCATCAATACCATGGTGGACCAGCTGAACTCATTCGGTTCAGAGGTGTTCCGTGTGGCGCGTGAAGTAGGTTCTGAAGGAAAGCTTGGCGGGCAGGCAGATGTACCGGGTGTGGAGGGCTTATGGAAAGACCTGACAGACTCAGTGAACATCATGGCGTCCAACCTGACATCACAGGTACGTAACATTGCCGAGGTAACAACGGCGGTGGCAAATGGTGACCTGTCGCGTAAAATTGAAGTAGACGTAAAAGGAGAGATCCTGGAACTGAAAAATACCATCAATACCATGGTGGAACAGCTGCGCGCCTTTGCCTCCGAGGTAACGCGTGTGGCGCGTGAGGTAGGTACGGACGGTAAACTGGGTGGCCAGGCGTTCGTACCGGGCGTAGGTGGTACCTGGAAAGACCTTACCGACTCTGTAAACCAGATGGCGGGCAACCTGACGGCCCAGGTGCGTAACATTGCCGATGTGGCCATTGCCGTGGCAAACGGAGATATGTCCCGTAAGATCACGGTGGATGTGCGTGGAGAGATCCTGCAGCTGAAAGAGACCCTGAATACCATGGTGGACCAGCTCCGAGCCTTCGCCTCCGAGGTAACGCGTGTGGCACGTGAGGTAGGTACAGATGGTAAACTGGGTGGCCAGGCATTCGTACCGGGTGTGGCGGGTACCTGGAAAGACCTGACGGATTCGGTGAACCAGATGACGGGTAACCTGACCTCGCAGGTGCGTAACATTGCAGAGGTAACGAAGGCCGTGGCCTCCGGCGACTTGTCCAAGAAAGTAACGATAGACGTTAAAGGAGAGATCCTTGATCTGAAAAATACCATCAACACGATGGTGGACCAGCTGAACTCCTTCGCGTTCGAGGTGACCCGTGTGGCGCGTGAGGTGGGTACAGAAGGTAAGCTGGGTGGCCAGGCGGAAGTACAGGGTGTGGGTGGTACCTGGAAGGACCTGACCGACTCTGTGAATATGATGGCCTCCAACCTGACCAACCAGGTGCGTGGTATCGCCAAGGTGGTAACTGCCGTGGCTACCGGTAACCTGAAACAGAAATTGTCCATCGTATCGCGTGGGGAGGTAGCCCAGTTGACGGAAACGATCAATGAAATGATCGATACGCTGGCCTTGTTTGCCGACCAGGTAACGACGGTGGCCCGTGAAGTGGGTGTGGAAGGACGATTGGGCGGCCAGGCGAGCGTGCCAGGCGCCTCCGGTATCTGGAAGAACCTGACGGAGAACGTAAACCAGCTGGCGGAAAACCTGACCACCCAGGTACGTGCCATCTCGGCGGTAGCATCTGCGGTAACAAAAGGTGACCTGACCCAGATGATCCGTGTGGAAGCGAAAGGTGAGGTAGAAGAATTGAAGGATACCATCAACCAGATGATCGCCAACCTGAAAGAAACAACCCTGCGTAACCAGGAACAGGACTGGCTGAAATCCAACCTGGCCAAGTTCACACAGATGCTGCAGGGACAGAAAGACCTGAACACGGTAACCCGCCGTATCCTTTCCGAGCTGGCGCAGGTGGTGAACGCACAGAAAGGTATGTTCTACATCCTGGAGCAGGAAGAGAACCTGGTAAATCCGAAACTGAAATTATTTGCAGCATATGCTTATGGCAGCGAGGTCGGCATGTCCCGCGAGTTTGCGCTCGGACAGGGCCTGGTAGGGCAATGTGCGGTGGAGAAAGAGCGCATCCTGCTGACCAATGTACCTTCTAATTATATTAAGATCAGTTCCGGCCTGGGAGAAGCTGCGCCGGTAAACCTGATCGTACTGCCCGTACTATTTGAGACGCAGATCAAGGCGGTGATAGAGCTGGCATCCTTCGATACATTCAGCCAGACGCACCTGGACTTCCTCAGCCAGCTGACGGAAAGTATCGGTATCGTGTTGAACACGATCGAGGCAAACTCCAGGACGGAAGATCTGCTGGAACAGTCCCAGTCACTGGCAGATGAATTAAGACGTACCAACGAAGAGCTCCAGGATAAAGCCCACCTGCTGGTGAAACAGAAAGAGGAAGTGGAAGAGAAGAACAAAGAGGTGGAAGAAGCAAGGAAATCGCTGGAAGAAAAAGCAGAACAGCTGCAGCTTACATCCAAGTATAAATCTGAGTTCCTGGCCAATATGTCGCACGAGCTGCGTACGCCGTTGAACTCCCTGCTGATCCTTGCGCAACAGCTATATGAGAACCATGACGGTAACCTGAATGAAAAGCAGGTGCGTTATGCAAAGACCATCCATAGTTGTGGCGATGACCTGATCCAGCTGATCAATGATATTCTTGACCTGTCGAAGATCGAATCCGGTTACATCTCCACAGACTTCATCAAGGTACGTTTCAGCGAGGTGATATCTTTTGTGGAGACTACATTCAAACACGTGTCAGAAAGCAAGAACCTGCGTTTCCGGATCGATATGGACGACCAGTTGCCGGCATCCCTGGAAACGGACGTACAGCGTCTGAACCAGATCCTGAAAAACCTGCTCTCCAATGCGTTTAAGTTCACTGAAAAAGGTGAAGTGAAGCTCCGCATCTATGAAGCGAAACGTAACTGGCGTATGATCAGCGAAAGCCTGGAAAGTGCCGACAGAGTGGTGGCCTTCGAGATCAGGGATACGGGAATAGGGATTTCGAAAGATAAGCAGAACATTATCTTCGAGGCATTCCAGCAGGCAGAGGGTTCTACCAGCCGTAAATATGGAGGTACCGGCCTCGGATTGTCCATCAGCCGTGGCCTGGCAGACCTGTTGGGTGGTTCCATTGAACTGGAAAGTGAAGCAGGCCGGGGCAGTACTTTTACATTGTTCCTGCCGCTGCAATACAATCCTGCCACCATCAGAAGGGAAAAACAAAGCAGCCTGACAGTAGGGCAATACCAGTTGCCTGACGGATATGACGCTACACTCATCCAGACTTTACCGGTAGTGAAGGTCCCTGAAACAAAAGATCTGGACGGATTGAATGAGATCATCAATGAAATAGGCGATGACCGTACACATATTGTCGATACAGACAAAGTAGTACTGATAGTGGAAGATGATGTGCGTTTCGCCAAGATCATGCTGGAGAAGGCGCATGAGATGGGCCTGAAAGTAGTAGTGGCTACCAGTTTCGGAGATGTGTTCGACCTGACGAATAAATATAATCCGATAGCCGTAACATTGGATGTTAAACTACCTGATGCAAGCGGGTGGAGGGTATTGGATCTCTTTAAAAATGATATTAATCTGCGGCACATTCCTATTCACCTGATATCCGGAGAAGAGAACCGATTGCTGGCAATGCACCGTGGCGCAAGGAGCTTTAGCCTGAAACCATTGAAGGCCGAAGCATTAAATATATTGTTTGCCAACATCCTGGATCATGACAGTCGGAAAACGAAAAGGGTACTGGTTGTGGAAGATAATGAACCGGATGCCTCACAGATAGCCAGGATACTGGGGAATGGTGATCTGATCGAGATGGATTTTGTTGAAAACGGGAAAGCAGCGATCGATCGCATGAATAATACAGTATATGATTGTATCATTGCAGATTACATGCTGCCGGATATTGACGGTGCGGAATTCGTAGCCAACATGAATACGGTGAACCGGCACAATGCAACGCCAGTGATCGTATATTCAGCAAAGGATTTTTCAACCAGTGAAAAGTCAAAACTGAAACAGTATGCCAATAAAATACTGTTGAAAGGCGTTAATTCCCTTGACCTGTTGCTGGAAGAAACAGTGATGCAGCTGCATCTTAATCATCAGTCCCTGTTACCGGAAAAGAGGAAGTTAATTGAAGATCTCCGTTCTCAGAAAGATGTACTGATCCATAAGAATGTACTGGTTGTAGATGACGACGTTCGTAATCTGTTTGCATTGACCACTGCATTTGAAAGATTCCATATTAATACGATCACGGCGGAAAGTGGTAAGGAGGCAATGAATATTCTTAGCGAAAACAGTGATATTGATATCGTATTGATGGATATTATGATGCCTGAAATGGATGGTTATGAAACAATGCAGAAGATCAGGAGAGAGCATAAGAACAGTGCATTGCCTATTATTGCTGTAACGGCTAAAGCTATGAAGGGCGACAGGGAGAAATGCCTGGAAGCCGGGGCGTCTGATTATATCACAAAACCGTTAAAAATTGATCAATTGCTGTCGCTCATGCGTGTATGGCTGTACAGATAG